Within the Deltaproteobacteria bacterium genome, the region TTGTCCGGGAAACTTCTTTCGTCCCCAATGTATGGTGCGAGCTAGATCATCACTGCGGCCGGAGTGATAGGTTCCAAGCGCGCGATGCCGACCGTCGCCGCAACCCCGGTGATTCCAAAGAATCGCGGCACACCCGAGGTCAACACAGGCGGCAGCGGCTCTTGGCATGTACTTCGATTCCGCGGAGCCCGCGAGACCGTGGAAAATATGGACAATCGCCCTTGGAGCTCGGTCAACAGCGAAGAGGGCGGGTGCAAAATAGCGACCATGCAGCTCATCTCCGTCTGGCAACAGAAGGTGAACCATTTCAAATATAGACGTAGGCCGCGCATCACGCTCTCCTGCGCCAGTAAAAAAATGCCCTAGTATGGTTTGCCCGTGTCCACCAAGGGCAGGAAGTGCAGGTTGAAACCGGGCGCACTCGTCGATCGCCCGCTGTAGTGGGAGATTGAATTGACCCCTAAATTGGATAATTTCCGTAGCGTCCATGCGCTGCCACCCAGAATTCTATACCCGCATTCGTGAGACATTAGTTTGCACTGGCTAAGAGCTTTGTGGCAACGCTATATGAAGGATGTGAACCAAAGGGGGGCTTATGTTCACGTCTTTCGTAACTAGAATTTTCATCTGTATCTCGATTTTTTCGTGCTTCTTATCTGTTCCTGCAGTGTCTAAAGCTCAACTGGCCTCGACGCCACCTTCTCAAAAGACGCCGTTTGTTTTGATTACAGATGTGGATGACACGATCAAGGTTTCCCATATTCTGGATCCCGTTGGAAAAGTCATTCGCTTTCTGGCGGACCCGGTTGCGTTTGCTGGGATGTCGACACTTTACCATCAACTGCTTGATCACGCCGATCGCGACGGGCGCGCCAACGGTTTCGCCGTTGTATCTGGAACCCCGTGGGTCTTGGGTTGGTCTGTGTGGGAGTTTTTAGAGGAGTTTGCTTTTCCTGAGCCGTCGATCGTGGCAATGCGACCAATTGCAACAGATACGTTGGAATTCAAAGCCGTCGAAATCTCTAAAATTCTGGATCAAGATACTCTCAATGGAAGTGATATTGTTCTTGTCGGTGATGACACCGAAGTGGATTACGACGCTTATGAGGTCGCAAAGCAGCAGATGGCGAACCTACGGAAAATGAAGACCGAAATTTTCATTCGGCGAGTCAGTGGACGCGCACCGAATCAGGGCGATGTTTACGCCTTCGATTCGGCCGCCGACATTGCTGTTGTTCAATTTCTCGGCGGTCGTTTGTCACAGTCCGAAGTTGAGAAAGTGTTTACGGAGATTGAATCTGAGAACGACCTGGAGAACCTTTTCGTTCCGGGCGAGTACTGTCCTAATTTTCACCAAGGGCGTTTAAGTGGTGATGGGCGATTGGCCAAAGCTCCCCAGGTGATGTTGGCGCGCCTAACGGAAATAGAAAACCATTTGCGGCGTGTATGTTCGGAAAACTCATGGTTCGCAGCGAAGGAACCTAAAACAATTCAATTGTCGCCACGATTTCGTAATGTTTTGTAAACGGAAATTGTTCGACGATTGAAAGCCGACCAAGTTTGTATCCATGTCGCTGAAGCAGTTGAAGGTCTTTGGCAAAGCTTTCTGGGAAACACGAGACGTAGACCCACGGCGCGCCTTTATAGTTTTCAAGCGAAAGAATTCTATCGAGAAACGAACCTAATCCTGTTCTGGGCGGATCAACCAAAAGAACGTCCTTCCGTTGACCCTCCGAAAGTTCGGTGGCTTGCTCGGAATCACGCTTGCGGGCTTCGTCAAATGCCTTAGCTGACTGAATGAAGTCGCCGCGAAACACCTGTAAGCGACTATCTTTTTTTCCTTCAAACCCAGCAGCAGTATAACCTTTTTCTAAGGCAGTAATTGCAGAGAGATCAAATTCAAACGCCTGGATTTGATACCCAAGTTTAAGTAAAGCAAGAGTAAAGGTGCCACTACCACATCCGAGCTCAGTAATTCGGTGAGTTTTTTCTGTCGCTACTTGTTCAAGATGTGATTGGACGGTCGAGACGAGCTTTTTTCCCGCTTTAAACCCAGGTTGAGTGAATGTGCCAACTGAACCGAACACTTTTATGGGCGGGTTTGCCGAGGTTTCGAACCAGGCCTCAGTAACCGCGTCGATGAGACCAACTTTTCTTTTACTATCTTCTGAGGTTGATGTGGCTGACTCGCGAAGTGCGACGCGTTTTCTTTTTTGTCCGGCCTCAACCACGATTCCGGCCTCTAGTTGGCGCTCGAACCATTTACTCTCTTCCAACAAATCACGTAGATCTTCATTGGCGGCGTCAATCCAAACTCCGCGTAATCCGGAAGGCGAGACACGCAGTCGAATCGCCGCTCTTCGTTTCGTCGGCGGCAAGTCGCGTCTAAATTCTTGTAACCAGGCTTCAAGATCTTCAGATAGCTGCGGACAGCCTTCGAGGTCTACGATTTCTCGATTGGTTTTTGAATAAAGTCCAAGCCTCTGCTGTCCGCTGCCGTCGATCTCTAAAGTAAACTCCAATCGATCGCGCAACCGGCCTGTGGCAATCCATTCGTGTTCGGCAGGAACTGAAATTCCAAGCTCGCGCAAGTTCAGAATTCGAAGCTCGTGGACTTCGTTCTTTGAAAGGTGCAGGAAGGAGCAGCCAGAGCACACGCTGCTATAAGAACACGAGAGGTACTCGGAGTTGGTCATCGATTCACAACTGACGATTTTAAAGGAAAACTGGCAAGCGGAAGTTTTGGCACCAATCCACTAAATCAGTCGGAGGGGGCAGAAAGCGCCGCTCTTCGGCACTGGCTTTGAAATCATCGCCCCGGAGGCTACATGGAAAGTGAAATACTTCACTCACTCTTTGATTCAATTCGAATTCATACAGAGAAAACTTAGGGTATTCGATTCGTTTGATGGTAAAGGCTGGTTGGGCATTTTAAAACACCAGGGGTTGGCCTAGCTCTCGAAGTTCGGCCTCCCTGCCTGGGAGGGGAATCGTGAAATTCAATGTTCAAGGACGGCGGTGCTCTACGCCGAACTCAATAGCCCTGAAGTCTGTCAGTCTGGTGAGACTGTTTGCTTGCTTTGTGGCTTTCGCGGTTGTGCGTCCAGTTTCTGCGATGGATTCGACGGAGGTTTTACCAGAGTCGATTAATTCACCGTCGGTTCGAATGGGCGTAGTGTCTGGTATCGGTATGAAGTTTCTGTCTAACGGGGACCTAATGTCGCTGGGGGATTTAAATTCTATTGAATTCAACATTTCAAATCTTCGCCAGTTCGAGCCGCGAGTAAACGAACTGGTCGCGGTGTTAAATCAGTTTGGCAGCCAGCGACTGGGTGATCAACTTTCGTTGGGTGTGTTGCGGGTCGATACCACTCCGGAAGTCCGCTATCTCGCCCCCGTCTACGCAATCGGACTCACGAAGCAGTGGACAGTGGGCTTTGGCCTTCCAATCTTACAGTATAAAAATAGGATTCGCCTTCAGCAGTCGGGCTCTAATCTCGAAGCTATACGTGCGGAAGTTGGAAATGCATCAGCAGATCTCAATCAAGCGTTTGATCAACTGAGTGTTGATCTCGCGGTCGTCGCGCAAGATCAACTGGTGAAAAAAGGATATAAGCCTTTGACCGATCGAGATGAAAGTCAGATTGGCGATTTGCAGCTGGTTAGTCTGGTTGAGATGAATAAGGAGGAGAAGTTTTCGACCCAGCTGAAAACGCTCCTAGCTGTGCCGACTGGTCAAGGTGATGATCCCGATGATCTTGCGGACTTGGGCGCGTATGGTTATACGGCTATTGAAAATCAATTGCTGGGTAACTATAATTTAAGTGCTAAATGGAAAGCCGCGGCTAAAATTGGCTACCGCTATACGTTGCCGGACCGAGTGGTGCGACGAGTTCCCCTAAATGAGGCGGACACGCTTCCGGGACCCGAGACAAAGCAAACAGTTAATCGTCGGTCAGGCGATGCTCTTTTCGGCGGCGGCAGTTTGACCTATTCCTTTTCGCAGGAGTTGAACATCGGTCTCGGCTGGGAGTTTACACGAAAGGGCGGAGATGCCTACACGGGTAACGTACCCCTTCGTTACGACCTGATTGATGGACGGGACTCCAGCTCCGATCGGCTTCGATTTGGGATTAGTTACTCGAGTATCGAATCTTTTTTCGCTGGCAAAGCGATGCTTCCGTCAATTATTGCATATGAATTCTCTGACAACATAAGTGGCGTGAACGTAGAAAGGATGGCGATTCATGAAATCTGGCTTCAGCTGTTCTTCTAGATTTTTAATTGGGATTGTTCTTTGCGGAATCGTTGGAATAGTCGGTTGCAGCCCGCAGCCTGTTGTTCGCCAATTCAAAGATGCCAATCAAGATTTCGGCCCAGGGCGCAGAGACGGCGATCTTGATGTGGATTCGATCGCTATAAATTCCCTTCCCACGATGGAGAGCTTGAACTGGCGCGGAGAAGTGGAAACGTCAAAGTGGTACAGAGTTTCTGAAGATTTGGGATGGCTTTCTCGGCAGCTTGAAATTCCCCAAATCGGAAAGATCTCGGTTCAGATGCGCGGGGCCGTGATGCGGTCGGCCCTCGCTTGGCAGCACTCGGTTTCTAACTCTGCTTACATGTCCGCAGCGATCGGAGAAACTCGCCAAGACTCGGAGCAGGCGATCAATTCTGGTGTCGTGATGTTAACTGCGCAACAGCCTTTGATCAGTGACCTCTTGGCTAAGAGAAACGCAGAAACAAATTGGTCTTCGGAGCGCGTTTCGCTGGTTGATCTTCTTGCACAAATAGAAGACTTCTTAGTGCGATTCGTAAAAGAAGTAGAAGTTAGTTCCGTCGACGAGCAAGTAAAGAAGCAGCTTGTGACGGAGCTTCGTATTAACTTTGGGCCGAAAATCAGCCGTATTAGAGCCCAAGTGGCCCTAGCATACAATGAAGAGAAGGTTTACGACTTCGTCGCTAAAATCCGCGCTGTCTTGAAGTCGGAAGACATTGATCTTGGTAAAGAGCTCAACAAACAGTTAGATATGGCAGAGCGATTGCCACGTAACGCCGAGAAAATTCGGAACGCGAAGGGTGCGCTGTCCGTACTTATAGACTTTTGGTTAGCCTCCAGCCCCGAGACCCGAAACACAGAATTTAAACCGGTATCACCTGAACTCTACGATTTTTTCAAGGATCAGTCTGAGGAAGATCTCGATTGTCTAAAGCGCAGTTGTGGATTTTTGACGGTTATAAAGCGTGAGCTTTTTATTTTACCGCAGATCGAAGAATATGGCGTTCGCAAGCTACGTAAAAAATTGGTCGAAGCTGCCGAGCTTTCGATTAAGTCCGAATTAGAAAAGCAAGCGGTCGCTTTTCTACCGACACTTCATACTGAAGTGGCGAAGATGGTGAATGGCGAGCTTCAGCGGCAAAGCGAAAACATTCTAAAGATTTCTCGAGACTACGGCGCGTATTTGCGGGTGGCAATGAATCGTATGGCGGTCGCCAAGTTGGGCGTTAAAGAAAAAGCAACCTTCAGCGGCGTGGAGCCAAATCGGCTGCGGGTGGATGTTAATTTTGGACGCGGCGGGATTCAAGTATCGTCGAGTGCAACAACGGAGGATTTTAAGACAGGCGCGTCGGCTATCGGATCTGGAATTGCACTTGCGATTGAGCACTTTGAACATCACGTTGAACGGGAGCTTCAGGCTGGTGGAGTGAATCCTATCCGCATTAAACAATTGCTTTCTAAAACCCTTTTCGAGCAAATCAATAAAGTCCTGATGATCGGGGGGTTTAAAACCGAGACCGCAAAACCATTTGAGGCTTTGGCTCTTACGGTGGATCGAGATCTTGCGGCGCGAAGTCGTTTCAATCTTCGCAATCAGATGGATTCACCGTTTACGTTCGCTGTTCCAGACGCGATCACGGTTACGAAGCCAGCGACTGCGGAAGACATCATTGCCACGACAATGCCTAGGGCTGTTACGGTAAGCGTTGGCGGGCAGGCGGACCTATTGCGCGGCTTGAGCCAGTTGGCGATCCGTCTCAAGGACTGGGAGCAGTCGGGCTTTGACCAAACTTTGGGTCCCATCGTTCTTGCCGATTTTGTTCCCGATCTGCCGCGCGAGGCGGTCGACCAAAAACTGTTCCCGAAAGACTTGTTTTTTGCTGCAACAATCGGAAATGCTGCGGTGATCTTGCAAAATGTCACAAAGAAGTCTTCGACAGTTGGACTTATTAGTTCACAGAAGAAACTTCGATGGGCGAATGAACCCCTGGGTAGCGGAACTGTTTCAGTTGGTTCAAGTGGTGTGGCGAGTGGTGGAGTCATCGGACCTGCTGAGCAAGAAACGATGGCGGCGGTATTTGATTTGGTTAATGGAGAACGCGCGAAAGAAGCGCGCGTGGGAGACGTTGCACGATTTCTTTCTGCTCTCACCGTGTTTCTTAAAGCGGTTGAGAACATTGAACAAACAAAGTCACCGGTTCTTCTAGGAATGGACGGCAGCGGTGTTTCCCCGTTAGATCAGTTCGTCGGTGGGCGCTCCGATATCAAACTCTTAGTTATGGCGATCGCGAATTTCCTGTCCAAAGAAGTTCGCGAACTAGATGGTTTAGTTCGGCCTCTCTACGTTCGGTCCGATTCGGATCTTGTCCTTGGTCCTCGCGGTCAGCCGCGCCTTCTTGATCAAGCGCTAGTTATTCGAGCGCTATTGGATGCATCTGAAGCGATCTCGGCGAAGGTTTACAAAAACGAGGCGATGGATCTTTTGGCAGCGACGAATTCAAGTTTCTTTAGACCGGGGAACGCATTTTATTCTAATCGCCCTGATTCTGATGAGTCTCCCGACTTCGAAGCGTTGGCAGCTATGCTTGTCGCAGGCGAGAGAATGAAACCGCACATGAGTTCCTCCCACCTCAGTCAGTGGAAAAAGCTTTCCAAACCCTGGATCGGCGCTCTGCGCGATGCGGCCGAGACACTTCCCTAATCCCGAAAAGTTGTTAAACTAGGTGCTTTCGAGGGAAGTTAGCTGATGCCTAACCTCTGGGGGGACCAATGAAAACAATGAGAAAAGTATTTGAGACAGAAAAGGCTAGCTCACTAAAGGTTCGTTGTGCGCTTGCTGTATCGGTCGCTGCATTGATTTTCGGTGACGCCGCGACTGCGGCCGAAAATACTGCCGATAATAGTTCGATGAAAAGTGCGGAGGCTGCTGGGACTTGCGGCGCTGAATTGGTTGCAGAGCCATCTTTCTACGATCTAAAAGTTAAA harbors:
- a CDS encoding transporter, with translation MKFNVQGRRCSTPNSIALKSVSLVRLFACFVAFAVVRPVSAMDSTEVLPESINSPSVRMGVVSGIGMKFLSNGDLMSLGDLNSIEFNISNLRQFEPRVNELVAVLNQFGSQRLGDQLSLGVLRVDTTPEVRYLAPVYAIGLTKQWTVGFGLPILQYKNRIRLQQSGSNLEAIRAEVGNASADLNQAFDQLSVDLAVVAQDQLVKKGYKPLTDRDESQIGDLQLVSLVEMNKEEKFSTQLKTLLAVPTGQGDDPDDLADLGAYGYTAIENQLLGNYNLSAKWKAAAKIGYRYTLPDRVVRRVPLNEADTLPGPETKQTVNRRSGDALFGGGSLTYSFSQELNIGLGWEFTRKGGDAYTGNVPLRYDLIDGRDSSSDRLRFGISYSSIESFFAGKAMLPSIIAYEFSDNISGVNVERMAIHEIWLQLFF
- a CDS encoding class I SAM-dependent RNA methyltransferase, coding for MTNSEYLSCSYSSVCSGCSFLHLSKNEVHELRILNLRELGISVPAEHEWIATGRLRDRLEFTLEIDGSGQQRLGLYSKTNREIVDLEGCPQLSEDLEAWLQEFRRDLPPTKRRAAIRLRVSPSGLRGVWIDAANEDLRDLLEESKWFERQLEAGIVVEAGQKRKRVALRESATSTSEDSKRKVGLIDAVTEAWFETSANPPIKVFGSVGTFTQPGFKAGKKLVSTVQSHLEQVATEKTHRITELGCGSGTFTLALLKLGYQIQAFEFDLSAITALEKGYTAAGFEGKKDSRLQVFRGDFIQSAKAFDEARKRDSEQATELSEGQRKDVLLVDPPRTGLGSFLDRILSLENYKGAPWVYVSCFPESFAKDLQLLQRHGYKLGRLSIVEQFPFTKHYEIVATIELF